One Erythrobacter aureus DNA segment encodes these proteins:
- a CDS encoding ligase-associated DNA damage response DEXH box helicase, translated as MAAVPPEIKDWFAGRGWHVRRHQLDMLAASDAGRHALLVADTGAGKTLAGFLPTLADFTPSRLDGTEPPEGLHTLYVSPLKALAHDVQRNLLTPIEEIGLPIRVETRSGDTPSDRKKRQRIRPPHVLLTTPESLSLLLSYPESFELFRGLKRIVIDEVHAFATGKRGDLLALALSRLQAIAPRMQRAALSATLANPQGFREWLAPLSTGEQGEVDAVELVEGEAGAAAEVEILLPDEERVPWGGHAATWAIPQLYRQIKANRTTLIFTNTRFLAEYIFQHLWDVNEDNLPIGVHHGSLSKEARRKVEAAMARGELRALVATASLDLGVDWGDIDLVVQMGAPKGSSRLLQRIGRANHRLDQPSRALLVPGNRFEFLEATAAKEAVDEGKRDGEEFRPGGLDVLAQHVMACACAAPFQEDELLAEIRTSLSYAWVDREVWQRVLTFVATGGYALKAYEKFKRIVRDREGVWRLTHPEQAQRHRMNAGIIIDSEMLDVRIHAGRGRGGRSLGKVEERFAATLSPGDTFAFAGMSLEVVKLQDMEVVVTAAKTSAMIPSYGGARMPLTTHLAERVREMLVDRAGWARFPDDVREWLEVQDWRSKMPGPGQLLVESFPHAKRHYSVYYTFEGWNANQSLGMLITRRMEDRGLLPGGFVANDYSLAVWGLKPVTDPAPLLSPDILQDEFIDWVQSSHLLRRAFREVAVIGGLVERQHPGKRKTGKQVTFSTDLIYDVLRKYEPDHVLLEAAWADARTRLTDVGRLGALLDRSAEQLVHVELDRVSPLAVPVMVMIGREATPQGAVDDELLLEAESLAGAAMRVEVVPDTDGE; from the coding sequence ATGGCCGCGGTTCCTCCCGAAATCAAAGACTGGTTCGCCGGGCGCGGCTGGCATGTGCGCCGCCATCAGCTCGACATGTTGGCGGCCAGCGACGCGGGCCGACACGCCTTGCTGGTCGCGGATACCGGGGCGGGCAAAACGCTTGCGGGTTTTCTGCCGACGCTGGCCGACTTCACGCCCTCGCGCCTGGACGGGACTGAGCCGCCCGAAGGTCTTCACACACTCTACGTCTCGCCGCTGAAGGCCCTGGCGCATGACGTGCAGCGCAACCTCCTGACTCCGATCGAGGAAATCGGCCTTCCCATCCGCGTGGAGACTCGCAGCGGCGACACGCCTTCGGATCGCAAGAAGCGTCAGCGCATCCGTCCGCCGCATGTGTTGTTGACCACGCCCGAGAGTCTTTCCCTGCTGCTCTCCTATCCCGAGAGTTTCGAGCTGTTTCGCGGGCTCAAACGGATAGTCATAGACGAGGTCCATGCCTTTGCCACCGGCAAGCGCGGCGATCTGCTGGCTCTGGCGCTTTCCAGATTGCAGGCCATCGCGCCGCGGATGCAGCGTGCGGCATTGTCCGCGACGCTCGCCAACCCACAAGGCTTTCGCGAATGGCTTGCTCCGCTGTCTACGGGCGAACAGGGTGAGGTCGATGCCGTGGAGCTGGTCGAGGGCGAGGCGGGCGCGGCGGCCGAGGTCGAGATCCTGCTGCCCGATGAAGAGCGCGTGCCTTGGGGCGGCCACGCGGCGACCTGGGCGATCCCGCAGCTATACCGGCAGATTAAGGCCAACCGCACCACGCTGATCTTCACGAATACGCGTTTTCTGGCAGAGTACATTTTCCAGCACCTGTGGGATGTGAACGAGGACAACCTGCCGATCGGCGTCCACCACGGCAGCTTGAGCAAGGAGGCGCGGCGCAAGGTCGAGGCGGCGATGGCGCGGGGCGAGTTGCGGGCGCTCGTTGCAACTGCAAGCCTGGATCTCGGTGTCGACTGGGGCGATATCGATCTGGTGGTTCAGATGGGTGCGCCCAAGGGATCCTCGCGGCTCCTTCAGCGCATCGGCCGCGCCAACCATCGGCTCGATCAGCCCAGCCGAGCTTTGCTGGTTCCCGGCAATCGTTTCGAATTCCTCGAGGCCACTGCCGCCAAGGAAGCGGTGGATGAAGGCAAGCGGGATGGCGAGGAATTTCGTCCGGGCGGGCTCGACGTATTGGCGCAGCACGTCATGGCTTGCGCCTGCGCGGCACCGTTCCAGGAAGATGAGCTACTGGCGGAAATTCGCACGAGCCTGTCCTACGCCTGGGTCGACCGCGAGGTGTGGCAGCGAGTGCTCACCTTCGTCGCGACCGGCGGCTACGCGCTCAAGGCTTACGAGAAGTTCAAGCGGATCGTCCGTGATCGCGAAGGTGTGTGGCGGCTTACCCACCCCGAACAAGCGCAGCGACACCGGATGAATGCCGGGATCATCATCGATTCCGAAATGCTCGATGTGCGGATCCATGCGGGACGAGGGCGGGGAGGACGCAGCCTCGGCAAGGTGGAGGAGCGGTTTGCAGCCACGCTCAGCCCGGGGGACACATTCGCCTTCGCAGGCATGAGCCTCGAGGTTGTCAAACTTCAGGACATGGAAGTCGTGGTCACGGCAGCCAAAACCAGTGCAATGATTCCCAGCTATGGCGGGGCACGCATGCCGCTCACCACGCATCTGGCCGAACGGGTGCGCGAAATGCTGGTCGACCGCGCCGGCTGGGCTCGTTTCCCCGACGATGTGCGCGAGTGGCTGGAGGTGCAGGACTGGCGTTCGAAAATGCCAGGGCCGGGCCAATTGTTGGTGGAGAGCTTCCCCCACGCCAAACGGCATTACAGCGTCTACTACACGTTCGAGGGGTGGAACGCGAACCAGAGCCTCGGCATGCTCATTACGCGGCGGATGGAGGATAGGGGCCTGCTGCCCGGCGGTTTCGTGGCCAACGATTATTCACTCGCGGTCTGGGGTCTCAAGCCGGTTACCGACCCGGCACCACTTCTCTCCCCCGACATTCTGCAGGACGAGTTCATCGATTGGGTCCAGAGTTCGCACCTCTTGCGCCGCGCGTTTCGCGAAGTCGCAGTGATCGGCGGTCTGGTCGAAAGGCAGCATCCCGGAAAGCGCAAGACCGGGAAGCAGGTAACCTTCTCCACCGACCTCATTTACGACGTCCTTCGCAAATACGAACCCGATCACGTCCTGTTGGAGGCGGCATGGGCCGATGCGCGCACGCGCTTGACCGATGTCGGCCGTCTGGGCGCCCTGCTCGACCGATCGGCGGAACAACTGGTGCATGTCGAACTCGACCGGGTCAGCCCGCTCGCCGTGCCGGTCATGGTCATGATCGGCCGCGAGGCGACACCTCAAGGGGCGGTCGACGACGAATTGCTACTCGAGGCGGAAAGTCTCGCAGGCGCTGCGATGCGTGTGGAAGTAGTGCCCGACACCGACGGCGAGTAA
- a CDS encoding ExbD/TolR family protein codes for MAMSGGKDDGAPMMEMNMTPLIDVLLVLLIMFIITIPVATHAVNIDLPQPNPTPPDVFVEPEKNKLVLTVDNQILWNGNAVDMGQLRTLLEQSKSINPEPELQFEPEAQASYDLAAKVLQLIKASGVTKFGFVGNERYRTFGKAG; via the coding sequence ATGGCAATGTCAGGCGGCAAGGATGATGGCGCGCCGATGATGGAAATGAACATGACGCCGCTTATCGACGTCCTGCTCGTTCTCCTCATCATGTTCATCATCACCATTCCGGTCGCGACCCATGCGGTAAACATCGATTTGCCGCAGCCCAACCCGACACCGCCCGATGTCTTCGTCGAGCCTGAGAAGAACAAGCTCGTGCTCACGGTAGACAACCAGATCCTGTGGAACGGGAACGCGGTCGATATGGGTCAGTTGCGTACGCTGCTCGAGCAGTCGAAGAGCATCAACCCCGAGCCCGAGCTGCAGTTCGAGCCCGAGGCGCAGGCCAGCTACGATCTGGCCGCAAAGGTCCTGCAACTGATCAAGGCCAGCGGTGTGACGAAGTTCGGCTTCGTCGGAAACGAACGCTATCGGACGTTCGGGAAGGCCGGCTAA
- a CDS encoding ExbD/TolR family protein: protein MAISTGGGGETPMSDINTTPLVDVMLVLLIIFLIAVPVAIQTIEKLEVPVFESLESKDKVENLLLTVSTTDDNGVSAGEPGFQGASRNGECRVYFNNIAPVTSEELYDQAFERLDAIVQRAGGPEAIMEDPEKIPQVHIRGDVNAPWSCVAGAIYNVQAAGYPTVGFISNPVDPNA, encoded by the coding sequence ATGGCGATTTCGACAGGAGGTGGCGGCGAGACGCCCATGTCGGACATCAACACCACGCCACTCGTGGACGTGATGCTGGTGCTTCTGATCATCTTCCTTATCGCGGTTCCGGTCGCGATCCAGACCATCGAGAAGCTGGAAGTCCCGGTCTTCGAATCGCTCGAGTCGAAGGACAAGGTCGAAAACCTCCTCCTCACCGTCAGCACCACCGACGACAATGGTGTGAGCGCTGGCGAGCCCGGTTTCCAAGGTGCATCGCGCAACGGCGAATGCCGCGTCTATTTCAACAATATCGCACCGGTCACCTCCGAAGAACTGTACGATCAGGCTTTCGAGCGTCTCGACGCCATTGTGCAGCGTGCCGGCGGCCCCGAGGCGATCATGGAAGACCCGGAAAAGATTCCGCAGGTGCATATCCGCGGTGACGTAAACGCACCGTGGTCCTGTGTTGCGGGTGCGATCTACAACGTCCAGGCGGCGGGCTACCCAACCGTCGGCTTCATTTCGAACCCGGTCGATCCCAACGCGTGA
- a CDS encoding MotA/TolQ/ExbB proton channel family protein, with translation MTFELLAAAADAAPQSSFGFMEAMEQGGFVAWFILGVMVIMSVGSFYILFTKLFEQRKVLAQYKAVRTQFWKAGSLKDGATKLDKNSAWRQLVDDAILAENQHAKMTDKLEAHDWMHGSLQRSEDTINSKLAGGLPFLATVGATAPFVGLLGTVIGIYRALINIGIAGSASIDKVAGPVGEALIMTAIGLLVAVPAVFAYNWLQSRNKRIAELMHAFSNDLLANINSNGSVKPTYMTATSTQAAGQAARTAPAAKPAATTTTVKK, from the coding sequence ATGACCTTCGAACTTCTTGCAGCTGCCGCCGATGCAGCCCCGCAAAGCTCCTTCGGTTTCATGGAAGCCATGGAACAGGGCGGCTTCGTCGCCTGGTTCATTCTCGGCGTGATGGTGATCATGTCGGTCGGCTCGTTCTACATCCTGTTCACCAAGCTGTTCGAACAGCGCAAGGTGCTGGCCCAGTACAAGGCCGTGCGCACGCAGTTCTGGAAAGCCGGCTCGCTCAAGGACGGCGCAACCAAGCTCGACAAGAACAGCGCATGGCGTCAGCTCGTCGATGATGCGATCCTCGCCGAAAACCAGCACGCCAAGATGACCGACAAGCTCGAAGCGCACGACTGGATGCACGGTTCGCTGCAGCGTTCGGAAGATACGATCAACTCGAAGCTCGCGGGCGGCCTCCCGTTCCTCGCGACGGTCGGCGCAACCGCACCGTTCGTCGGCCTGCTCGGCACGGTTATCGGTATCTACCGCGCACTGATCAACATCGGGATCGCCGGTTCTGCTTCGATCGACAAGGTCGCCGGTCCGGTCGGCGAAGCGCTGATCATGACCGCAATTGGTCTGTTGGTCGCGGTTCCGGCCGTGTTTGCCTACAACTGGCTCCAGAGCCGCAACAAGCGGATCGCCGAGCTGATGCACGCTTTCTCGAACGATCTTCTGGCCAACATAAACTCGAACGGTTCGGTCAAGCCGACCTACATGACCGCTACCTCGACACAGGCTGCCGGCCAGGCCGCCCGTACCGCTCCGGCAGCAAAGCCGGCCGCGACGACCACCACGGTCAAAAAGTAA
- a CDS encoding energy transducer TonB, whose product MAYADQQMSGNRIVAIIIVALIHVALGYALITGLAYNAVQQVVERVTTIDIEEPPPPEEEPPPPPPENVPDTPPPPVAPPPPINIAPAPPPIRTQTTIPPPAPPRLVIPPPAPPAPPPPPSKARSATPKGQNGWARRIQSNYPRRAEREGTEGSVGVTVQIGANGRVSSCSVTRSSGSSDLDSAACDGMTRYARFNPAQDAAGNAISDTWSTTIVYQLN is encoded by the coding sequence ATGGCTTATGCTGACCAACAGATGAGCGGCAATCGCATCGTCGCGATCATCATTGTTGCCCTCATTCATGTCGCTCTCGGTTACGCTCTCATCACCGGCCTCGCATACAATGCGGTGCAGCAGGTGGTCGAGCGCGTGACGACGATCGATATCGAGGAACCACCGCCCCCCGAGGAAGAGCCGCCGCCGCCGCCGCCGGAGAACGTGCCCGACACGCCGCCGCCGCCGGTCGCGCCGCCGCCGCCGATCAATATCGCGCCGGCTCCGCCTCCGATCCGGACGCAGACGACGATTCCACCGCCGGCTCCGCCGCGGCTGGTAATTCCTCCGCCCGCGCCCCCGGCACCGCCGCCGCCGCCCTCCAAGGCTCGTAGCGCGACTCCCAAAGGCCAGAATGGTTGGGCTCGTCGTATTCAGAGCAACTACCCCCGTCGCGCAGAACGCGAAGGTACCGAAGGCTCTGTCGGCGTGACAGTTCAGATTGGGGCCAATGGTCGCGTATCTTCCTGCAGCGTGACGCGCTCCAGCGGATCGAGCGACCTCGATTCAGCCGCCTGTGACGGGATGACCCGCTATGCACGGTTCAACCCTGCGCAGGATGCCGCAGGCAATGCGATTTCAGATACCTGGTCGACCACAATCGTCTACCAGCTGAACTAA
- a CDS encoding homoserine dehydrogenase gives MAEPLRIALAGLGTVGIGVIELLETNRSTIERRAGRELQIVAINARDRSRDRGIDLSPYIWVDDMQAMAERGDVDVVLELVGGSDGPALTLARAALDAGKGFVTANKAMIAHHGLALAEQAALRGVPLKFEAAVAGGIPVVKGLREGAAANRIERIYGILNGTCNYILSEMERTGADFGDMLRAAQEKGYAEADPTFDIEGVDAAHKLAILAGIGFGARVDFDHVAATGIGEVRAADITQAESLGYVIRLVGIASLDRSEKRPTLLQRVRPCLVGRGHPLAAVAGPTNAVVAEGNFVGRLLFQGAGAGAGPTASAVVADLIDIARGDSGAPFSVPVEQLEQLAPADPGNRIGRDYIRFTVNDRPGVLAEITAAMRDAEVSIESLIQRGRDHEGGEVLVAMVTHEGPERCVAKALDLLDGSPSLTAPPLVMPILKD, from the coding sequence ATGGCTGAACCTCTCCGCATTGCCCTTGCCGGGCTCGGCACCGTCGGAATCGGTGTGATTGAATTGCTCGAAACCAACCGGTCGACCATCGAACGCCGTGCCGGTCGTGAACTCCAGATCGTTGCGATCAATGCACGGGACCGTTCACGCGATCGCGGTATCGACCTGTCCCCTTATATCTGGGTCGACGACATGCAGGCCATGGCCGAGCGCGGCGATGTCGATGTCGTGCTCGAACTGGTCGGTGGATCGGATGGTCCCGCCCTCACTCTGGCACGGGCCGCACTCGATGCCGGCAAAGGGTTCGTCACCGCGAACAAGGCGATGATCGCGCATCATGGGCTAGCATTGGCGGAACAGGCCGCCCTGCGCGGTGTGCCGCTCAAGTTCGAAGCGGCGGTTGCTGGCGGAATTCCGGTGGTGAAGGGCTTGCGCGAAGGCGCCGCGGCCAATCGGATCGAGCGCATCTACGGTATTTTGAACGGCACCTGCAATTACATCCTGTCCGAGATGGAGCGCACCGGCGCCGATTTCGGCGACATGCTGCGCGCGGCGCAGGAAAAGGGGTATGCCGAGGCGGATCCCACTTTCGATATCGAAGGAGTCGATGCCGCGCACAAGCTGGCGATTCTCGCTGGGATCGGTTTTGGCGCGCGCGTGGATTTCGATCATGTCGCGGCTACGGGTATCGGCGAAGTCCGCGCGGCCGACATCACCCAGGCAGAATCGCTCGGCTATGTCATCCGGCTGGTCGGTATCGCCTCGCTCGACCGAAGCGAGAAGCGGCCTACGCTTCTCCAGCGGGTTCGCCCCTGTCTGGTTGGGCGCGGCCATCCCCTGGCAGCGGTCGCCGGGCCGACCAATGCCGTTGTCGCCGAGGGCAATTTCGTCGGACGCCTGTTGTTCCAGGGCGCCGGCGCCGGAGCCGGGCCTACCGCGAGCGCCGTGGTTGCCGATCTCATCGATATTGCGCGCGGCGATAGCGGCGCTCCGTTCTCGGTCCCGGTGGAACAGCTCGAACAACTCGCTCCTGCCGACCCGGGCAATCGCATAGGCCGCGACTACATCCGTTTCACCGTGAACGACCGACCTGGGGTGCTCGCCGAAATCACTGCCGCCATGCGTGATGCCGAGGTTTCGATCGAGAGCCTGATCCAGCGGGGCCGCGACCACGAGGGTGGGGAAGTTCTGGTGGCCATGGTCACGCATGAGGGACCCGAGCGCTGCGTGGCCAAGGCGCTCGACCTGCTCGACGGTTCGCCTAGCCTGACGGCTCCACCTCTGGTGATGCCGATTCTGAAGGACTGA
- the glpX gene encoding class II fructose-bisphosphatase: MNSPAENPLDRVLVLEMVRVTEAAAVAASKLIGRGDEKAADAAAVEAMRKAFDTLYMDGTVVIGEGERDEAPMLFIGEKVGGAPGRGPKIDIALDPLEGTTITAKAGPNALAVLAAAEEGCLLNAPDVYMDKLAVGPGYPEGIIDLAKTPTENVKAVAEAKGVEPSDIIVCVLDRPRHAELIAELRGLGCGVVLIGDGDVAGVIAVTDEDTTIDMYMGQGGAPEGVLAAAALRCVGGQFNGRLVFRNDDEKARAAKWGIDDLDRIYTRDDLVKGDCIFAATGVTSGSLLEGVKYLRGGRMTTESVVMRASSGTVRWIKGEHHTK, encoded by the coding sequence ATGAACTCGCCTGCCGAAAACCCGCTCGACCGCGTTCTGGTGCTGGAAATGGTCCGTGTGACCGAAGCCGCGGCGGTCGCCGCGTCCAAGCTCATCGGCCGCGGCGACGAAAAGGCCGCCGATGCCGCTGCGGTCGAAGCCATGCGCAAGGCCTTCGACACGCTTTACATGGACGGCACGGTGGTGATCGGCGAGGGCGAACGCGACGAGGCCCCGATGCTGTTCATCGGCGAAAAGGTCGGCGGCGCGCCGGGCCGCGGCCCCAAGATCGATATCGCTCTCGACCCGCTGGAGGGCACCACCATCACCGCCAAGGCCGGCCCCAATGCGCTGGCGGTTCTTGCGGCGGCGGAAGAAGGCTGCCTGCTCAACGCTCCCGATGTCTACATGGACAAGCTGGCGGTCGGCCCGGGATATCCCGAAGGCATTATCGATCTGGCAAAAACGCCGACCGAAAACGTCAAGGCGGTTGCCGAAGCGAAGGGCGTGGAGCCTTCCGACATCATCGTTTGCGTTCTCGACCGCCCACGTCATGCCGAGCTGATTGCCGAATTGCGCGGCCTTGGGTGCGGCGTGGTCCTGATCGGCGATGGGGATGTGGCGGGCGTGATCGCCGTGACCGACGAAGATACGACGATCGACATGTATATGGGCCAGGGCGGCGCCCCCGAAGGTGTCCTCGCTGCTGCGGCACTGCGCTGCGTTGGCGGGCAGTTCAACGGTCGTCTTGTGTTCCGCAACGACGACGAGAAGGCGCGTGCCGCCAAATGGGGCATAGACGATCTCGATCGTATCTATACCCGTGACGATCTGGTGAAGGGCGACTGCATCTTCGCCGCTACCGGGGTGACGTCAGGCTCCCTCCTCGAAGGTGTAAAATATCTGCGCGGTGGCCGCATGACGACGGAAAGCGTGGTGATGCGTGCATCGAGCGGCACCGTGCGTTGGATCAAGGGCGAACATCACACGAAGTAA
- a CDS encoding ribose-phosphate pyrophosphokinase has product MKIMAANSNLPLARAIAGYLEMPLVDAQVRRFADEEIFVEIHENVRGEDVFVVQSTSYPANDNLMELLICIDALKRASARRITAVVPYFGYARQDRKPGPRTPISAKLVANLITEAGADRVLAVDLHAGQIQGFFDIPTDNLFAAPVMAADIQARYGDQDLMVVSPDVGGVVRARALAKRLDNAPLAIVDKRRDRPGESEVMNIIGDVSGRHCIMIDDIVDSGGTLCNAAQALLDQGAASVAAYITHGVLSGGAVARVDGSALKELVITDSIRPTDAAKDSARIRILTIAPLIGEAVRRIADESSVSSLFD; this is encoded by the coding sequence ATGAAGATCATGGCCGCCAATTCGAACCTGCCGCTTGCTCGCGCGATTGCAGGCTATCTCGAAATGCCCCTCGTCGACGCGCAGGTACGCCGCTTCGCCGACGAGGAAATTTTCGTCGAAATTCACGAGAACGTGCGCGGCGAAGATGTCTTCGTGGTCCAGTCGACCAGCTATCCGGCGAACGACAATCTGATGGAACTGCTGATCTGCATCGATGCGCTCAAACGCGCATCGGCGCGGCGGATCACGGCAGTGGTGCCTTATTTCGGCTATGCCCGTCAGGATCGCAAACCCGGCCCGCGCACGCCGATCTCGGCCAAGCTGGTGGCGAACCTCATTACCGAGGCCGGGGCTGACCGGGTTCTTGCGGTGGATTTGCATGCAGGGCAGATCCAGGGCTTCTTCGACATCCCGACCGACAACCTCTTCGCCGCGCCGGTCATGGCGGCGGATATTCAGGCGCGTTATGGCGATCAGGACCTGATGGTGGTTTCGCCCGATGTCGGCGGCGTGGTTCGCGCCCGTGCACTCGCCAAACGGCTCGACAACGCCCCGCTGGCCATCGTCGACAAACGTCGCGACCGCCCGGGCGAAAGCGAGGTGATGAACATCATCGGCGATGTTTCGGGCCGTCATTGCATCATGATCGACGATATCGTCGATTCGGGCGGGACGCTGTGCAATGCCGCGCAGGCGCTGCTCGACCAGGGCGCGGCATCGGTAGCCGCCTATATCACCCATGGCGTGCTTTCGGGTGGCGCGGTGGCGCGCGTCGACGGGTCAGCGCTCAAGGAACTGGTCATTACCGATTCGATTCGCCCGACCGACGCGGCCAAAGATTCCGCCCGCATCCGCATCCTCACCATCGCTCCGCTGATCGGCGAGGCGGTACGGCGGATCGCCGATGAAAGTTCGGTCAGTTCACTGTTCGACTGA
- the hisN gene encoding histidinol-phosphatase, giving the protein MTTAADLALANRLAEAAGEAIRPLFRGEWSQEQKADRSFVTEADRAAEAAMRALLESERADDGIIGEEYGTRNEGAGRQWVLDPIDGTTSFIAGRPIFGTLIALMQDGWPVLGVIDQPIAKERWVGRIGDGTTFNGKPVRAAACKELSDAVLATTTPHQFAGDDVDAFMGVVKSVAERKIIYGGDCYNYALVASGHVDVVVEAGLKLHDFAALVPVVEGAGGVMSDWQGNPLDANSDGRVIALGDSARLEDVLEAMG; this is encoded by the coding sequence ATGACGACCGCAGCCGATCTTGCCTTGGCTAACCGCCTGGCCGAGGCGGCGGGCGAAGCGATCCGACCGCTGTTCCGTGGCGAATGGTCGCAGGAACAGAAGGCCGATCGCAGTTTCGTCACCGAGGCCGACCGTGCCGCCGAGGCGGCGATGCGCGCGCTTCTCGAATCCGAACGGGCGGATGACGGGATTATCGGCGAGGAATACGGAACCCGGAACGAAGGCGCAGGCCGCCAATGGGTGCTCGATCCCATCGACGGGACCACCAGCTTCATCGCCGGTCGACCGATTTTCGGCACGCTGATCGCGCTGATGCAGGATGGCTGGCCGGTGCTGGGCGTAATCGATCAGCCCATCGCCAAAGAGCGGTGGGTGGGCCGCATTGGAGACGGCACGACGTTTAATGGCAAGCCGGTGCGGGCCGCAGCCTGCAAAGAGCTGTCCGACGCAGTGCTGGCCACCACCACCCCGCACCAGTTTGCAGGCGATGATGTCGATGCCTTCATGGGCGTCGTCAAATCGGTGGCCGAACGCAAGATCATCTATGGCGGGGATTGCTACAATTACGCGCTGGTCGCATCGGGCCATGTCGATGTAGTCGTCGAGGCAGGCCTCAAGCTCCACGATTTCGCGGCTCTGGTTCCTGTAGTCGAGGGTGCGGGTGGCGTGATGAGCGACTGGCAGGGCAATCCCCTGGATGCGAACAGCGACGGCCGCGTGATCGCTTTGGGGGATTCCGCGCGACTGGAGGACGTGCTCGAAGCGATGGGGTGA
- a CDS encoding SDR family oxidoreductase, which translates to MTDTLEGRIALVTGAARGLGFEIAQRLIEDGATVWLNGRDRTSLEEAAKRIGDGARPLPFDIADAAATEEAFALLAEDGLDILVNNVGQRDRRPLDQLRREDMAAMLATNLVAPFDLARRAVPLMRTRKYGRIVNITSIAADIARGDVLYTASKGGLAALTRALAAELGPAGITVNAVAPGYFATEANAQMVADPDIAQHLARRTSLGRWGAPNEIAGAVAFLASPEASYITGHTLAVDGGYLAHF; encoded by the coding sequence GTGACCGACACGCTTGAGGGGCGGATCGCGCTGGTTACCGGAGCGGCGCGCGGGCTCGGCTTCGAAATTGCTCAGCGACTGATCGAAGACGGCGCGACCGTCTGGCTCAACGGCCGCGACCGAACTTCGCTGGAAGAGGCGGCAAAGCGGATCGGCGATGGCGCGCGGCCGCTGCCCTTCGACATTGCCGACGCTGCCGCAACCGAAGAGGCCTTCGCTCTGCTGGCAGAGGACGGGCTCGACATTCTCGTCAACAATGTCGGGCAGCGCGACCGGCGCCCGCTCGATCAGCTCCGGCGCGAGGACATGGCGGCGATGCTCGCCACGAATCTGGTTGCCCCGTTCGATCTTGCGCGGCGTGCCGTGCCGCTGATGCGAACACGCAAATATGGGCGGATCGTCAACATCACCTCCATCGCCGCCGATATTGCGCGCGGCGACGTGCTCTATACCGCGAGCAAGGGCGGGCTGGCGGCGCTCACCCGCGCGCTTGCCGCCGAACTCGGACCTGCCGGCATTACCGTGAATGCCGTCGCGCCGGGCTATTTCGCGACCGAAGCGAATGCGCAGATGGTCGCCGATCCCGACATCGCGCAGCATCTCGCACGCCGCACCTCGCTCGGTCGCTGGGGAGCGCCGAACGAAATCGCCGGCGCGGTTGCCTTCCTCGCCTCACCCGAGGCAAGTTACATCACCGGCCACACGCTGGCGGTCGATGGGGGCTATCTGGCCCACTTCTGA
- the rpmI gene encoding 50S ribosomal protein L35 — protein MPKLKTKSGVKKRFKITATGKVKHGVAGKRHRLISHNAKYIRQNRGTTVLSEADSKTVKKWAPYGLD, from the coding sequence ATGCCCAAGCTGAAGACCAAAAGCGGTGTGAAGAAACGCTTCAAGATCACCGCAACCGGTAAGGTCAAGCATGGTGTCGCCGGCAAGCGCCACCGCCTGATCAGCCACAATGCGAAGTATATTCGCCAGAACCGCGGCACCACCGTCCTGTCGGAAGCCGACAGCAAAACGGTGAAGAAGTGGGCGCCCTACGGCCTCGACTGA
- the rplT gene encoding 50S ribosomal protein L20, with amino-acid sequence MPRIKRGVTTRQKHKRLLDQAKGYRGRRKNTIRIARQAVEKAGQYAYRDRKVKKRNFRALWIQRINAAVRAEGLTYSQFMHGTKLAGIELDRKVMADLAMNEAAAFKAIVEQAKKALPA; translated from the coding sequence ATGCCTCGCATCAAACGCGGCGTCACCACGCGCCAGAAGCACAAGCGTCTATTGGATCAGGCGAAAGGCTATCGCGGCCGTCGCAAGAACACGATCCGCATCGCCCGCCAGGCGGTCGAAAAGGCGGGCCAGTACGCCTATCGCGACCGCAAGGTTAAGAAGCGCAACTTCCGCGCGCTGTGGATCCAGCGCATCAATGCTGCGGTTCGCGCGGAAGGTCTGACCTATTCGCAGTTCATGCACGGCACCAAACTCGCCGGGATCGAACTCGACCGCAAGGTGATGGCCGATCTTGCCATGAACGAAGCGGCTGCCTTCAAGGCAATCGTCGAGCAGGCGAAGAAGGCACTGCCCGCCTAA